The nucleotide sequence CGATATAGTATCTTCTTTATTGTAAAGAATTTGTTGGGCTGTTTGAACAAGAAAGAATACGACCTGCTCAGAAAACGTTTGTTTCGAGGCTGCTGATAATGTTGGACTACGAGAAGAGTGAATATGCGAGATCGAACCAACGTAAGAAGATTTTGTCGTGAAAACAAACGATAACGATAAAGATTGCACTAAAAGAAGACGATCGAGAAGATGCACAAAACTGTCAGGAGAAATGTAGCCCGAAACTCTCCAACTGAATCTAAAAGTAGCATCCAAAGCAATTTTGAGTCCTTCAGCGTCATAAGCGTATTTCAAGCCGTCGTTCTTAATCTTCTCTAAAAACAACTTCCATACTGGAATTCGTTGAGGAATCTTATTAATGATTACCTCAAGAAGTGCTACAGATTTTTTGGACCCGAGACACATCATCACCCTCCCGATCGTCCAAAAGGTGGGGTCACCCTTGACTTTAACGCTCTGAAGAACAATCTCATCTAGTAAACTGACAGAAAGATCAGTTTCTTTCAAGGAAACCAAATCTGCGGACACTGATTTCCGCCAGTCTAACGGAAACACGAGATCAAAGTAAGTTAAAGAAATGTTCAAGAAACTTTTCAGCTTCCTATCGTCGTGATTTGCGAGATTAAGATACTGGCAGTCTAAAAGAAACTTTGAAACCTCAAAAATATGAAGTAAAGATGTGCTCTGATGAAACGCAGAACCGTTTGACTTTGACTTTCGAAGAGTATCAAGATTTTCAAGTACCTTCAAACCCACAGAAAGTAACTCAGACTGCCAAAAAGACCTGATCGCAAACACCAAATCCCTGATATCTATACTTGTACGCTTCCCGTCTCTATGAATAGCCTTTTGACCAGCATACTTCATCCAATCGGCGTTATCGTTAACCAACATATAAACGATATTGGTTTCTACACACTGTTTCCTCACCCCAAACAAACTTAAACAAAAAGCAACACCTTGTTCACTCGATCCTTCATCGTGGATTCTTCCAAGACTCTCGAATATATCCACGACTTGTTGCTTCCACATATTCCAATAGAAAACTAACGTTCTAACCGAAACACGGTTCTGCGAGATCTTATCCTCGCAATGTTCTTTATTGTCAGGTGGTAATTCGTCCTCCCACTCGTACTTTGACGAACTCAGACGAAAATGAGAATCGATAATCTTCCTAATCGAAAATATTTCTCCCCTTAAAGTATAGTTGGCCCGACAAGCGTGCAAATCTTTGTTCGCCTCGGACAAGCTACTCGGATGATCAGAGAGCACTTTGAGCTCACTACAAACAGAATCAAAGAAATCGTCCGAATGCATTTTCGCTAGCAACTTTATTTTCTCGCAAAACCGTTCCTTGTCATCAAATTGCTTCAACGGCCAACCTCGGTTTCCATTCCCCCATAACGAGGTAAGAAAAACATGCCACAATAATAAAACCGATGCATCCTTAAAACGTCCTGCCTTCTCTAAAAGCTCGGCCTCTTTTAAAACATCACCCCATGACCTCGCCAGCTCAGCAGCATAAAGAAAATGACCCGACTCTTCTTCCAACAACAAAAGGTCATCTAGACAGCCTAACGATCTCAAGAACCTGCGCTTGGATTTCATAGAACAAAAAGCTCTCACAAATTTCATCATCGATTTATGATCTTTACGTTCATGGAAATCATTAGCACAAGCCTCTAAAAATTCCTGTTCAATCAGTTCTAATTCTTTAGTTTGAACTTTAGCAAGCTCTTTCCAGTGTTCTATATACTGTAACCCTTTATTGAATAGTTTGCCGTTTTTGCAAACCGACAAACAGTCAGAAAACTTGTCTCCTTTTGCATAAGCTTCTGCCGCTTCCCCATAACACCCTGCTAAAATGAAACATTCTGCTGCTGCCTCCATCTTTCCACACTTGTATAAATAAATTTTTCCTGCACACATACATAAGGTTAATTAGAGAACTACTTTTGTGAAAGTCAGCCGACACGTCGGTTTGGGGATTAGCCCGTCCCGAGTTTCCCAAAAACACCTTGAGAGTCAGTCATTTGCGGCCCATGGGTGGAGAAATTTTCTCTACACGTATGTGGGCAAACGACCTCTCTTCTATTCTAGGATAGagaaaggattgtctacatctttaCCTCCCCCGACTCACGACTTTTATAACCTTGCTGGTAACCAACTTATTTAGGCCTAAAACAAAAATTGACGATGTAAAACTTTACAGCACATCAGCTGCCATAAAAAGTTGGTTACCTTTAATCTGATTTCTTATAAGTTTGACAGTGTTTCTAGCCTATAAACAGTTGTTTAGCATTTAAAGCAATTAGCTCTTAATCAAGCATTAAATCTACatacttattaaaaaaaaaaaacattaccagCTTTTTCATACTCCCCCAAATCACAATAACAGGAAGCAGCAGGCTCGTGTCTTGCAATAGACTCAAACATTCCAGCAGCTTCTCTAAGATACCCTACAAAAGCTTCGGGATTTGTCCCCCGCATTTGATCAGCTGATGCCCGAAGACCGGAGGCTTTAGCCAGTTTCTCCCACATCGCATCACCAGCTCTTTCGAAGCACATTGTTGCCATTACAAAATTACTCTCATAAAACAACTGAAAACAAAAAAAAGTCTTGTGATTTGTGAATAAAAGTATAAAATACTCAGAGACTATATTAACATTGAAGTAATAATAGATCAAAATTCAACCTTTTTACCACGATCACGCCACTCCTGAGCGCAGCTCGCAACTCGCATTGCCTGTGCTACTGAATCGTCGAGTTTTCTAACCTGAACTAGCCCCCTCATTTTCCAGTAGTCAAAAACTGGCTTCGAGAGCTCTTCTTTGTTCTCACATATCCAAAGCCTCTGCCTTGTTCGAGTTATAGCGACATATAATTGTTTCAATTCGGAACATAAGACACTATGGCGTGATTCACTGAAGTTCGGGAACGATTGCGGAAGTTTCTCATCGAGCCAATCGCGTTCCTTCATGTATTCATAGATAACTCTCCATTGATCTTTCAAAGGTGATGTCCCAAAAAAGTTGTATAGCAATACATCCTAAAAACATTGCAAATTAAACATAAACAAACttgtaataaaataaaataaaaataaaaaattggtGATTTAAAAGGGGATCAGATACTGACCTGAAACTCGAGACCTTTACACTCGACTATAGTAAGAACAAGCGCATTTTTTCCAACATATTCACAAATCTCGGTTTTTGCATTGTCATCACGAACCAATATCACTTGTTCAGCACCAAAGCCAACAATTTCTCCCCCGCTTCCGGTACCACTGCCACCAAAGATCGTCACAATCGCATTTTCATCGTTTCCCGACTCCAACAACACAGGAGCTTCACCAGAAATAAGACTCGTTTCAGGCTCCAAGATGTCGATTGAGTGAGCAAAATAGCGGTACAAAAGTTCAATAACACTCTGCGCTAAATCGAGTACCCCAGCATGAGTTCTGAAATTTTGTTTGAGTTGAAAAATCTCGGATACGAGACCTTTTGCTTGCTTTCCATTTGTTCTGGTGGCTAAAAACTCCTTATAAAACAAAGACCGAATATCTTGAAATCTAAAATCGATACCTCTTGCGATCGTCTGTGCTGTATCACCCGCGAAAACAAAGCCCTCGTCAACATTTGGACAAATATATTTGAAAAGCGATAGTTGTCTCATACTCAGATCTTGCACCTCATCGATGTAAACGTATTCCATTTGGTCACCTTCGTAGATCCCGTTTTTAAGCCGATGATGAATGCTATTAACTAAATCACCCAAATCAAATTCTCCACGTTCGGTTTTCATCTTCTCGTAGGCTTGAAAGATGGTGTAAATCGTCTCTCGATTCTTCTTTGTTAAAGTAGACGAACGATTATCAGACAAAGAAACGTAATCCTCAAAGTTCATTTTGCCATCACACGTTTGGCCTCCTTTTATATGAGATATAATTTCGGTGAACACTCGAGCACGATCGAGCTTCTTTGTATAATTATTATTGAAGTGGGGCCAGTAAAGTGAACAAAACCTATCGAATGTTACCTCCCTTGTTCTAATAAACGCCTGCAATGCAACAGATCGTGAACTAAGATTATTACCATGAGAAACTTCTCTCGCCTCCTGAAATCTTTCGAAGAACGAATTCCCCAACGTAGCATCCAACATCATTAAAAATTTATGAAACGTTATAACAAGAGGGTAACTTTTAACAGGGATATCAACAAATGTGTCAAGAATCTCATCGAAATCTGACGTAATCATATCTGCTTCATTAAGATTGATTTCGAGTGACGAATTCCCACTGCTTGAAATACTGTAAATAAAGTAAAATAAATTATAGATACTCATGCAGTAAAAATATactgtgttgtaaaagtcggccgacgcgTCGGTTTGGGAACTAGTCTGCCCGACTCGCCCAAAAATGCcttaaaagtcggtcaaagtcgagCTGAGTTGGCCTAGTCGAGTgtgagtcggtcaaagtcaaagttaggTAAAAAAGTTAATACTTTTTATATCAAATTTTGTGCCATATATCTATGTTTGAAATagttatgtttaatatatttatgtgtaatatatatagggtgataatcaagagggaagcacttttcggAAGAGGGAAATAAATCTTAttttttcctttaaaaaaaaaagatttcacAAATATTAagattaggtgaaaatatgaacatttaaaaaagacactttgtgataattgttattattttgacccgaaaacgctcgaagaataacattcatGTATGATAACCAGAACTAattacacaacaacaacaaaacccaatcccgcgtatgcgaggtatgggggaggtgagatgtagacaatccttcccctatcctagaataaagacaagtcatttctccacacgaagtgaaacactcccaagagtagagaaagtcatccctctcaatgttctatATGGATAGAGTGATTGCTTCCAAAAGGACCTCCGGCCTATAAGTaggaaaaaatttaaaaaaataaaaataaaaaatgagacgccatgaaaatggtagaatcaaatttccatgggttttaaatcctgtctggaattcaatttaggctctaagtaaCAGTCAAGTCgcaaataaatcgacgcttgctgttgactcgATTAATAATGACTAATGAAAAACActgtttagggtttaaaaattagggtttcgacattagggtttagggtttagattgagtttttaacccgaacagtttagggtttatatatatatatatatatatatatatatatatatatatatatatatatatatatatatatattatttgttgctAAAAGTCAACGTGGTCAACACCCAACTCAACCCGGCTGTCTGAGTCCTGTCCCTCCAAGGTCCCGACCGACTCGCCCCGACTACAACCTCAAAAATAAATCAGTGAAAAAGTAATGCATTCAAGTATTTGCACACCTTGTAAGTTGGGAAACATGTTGCTTGACAGCGTAACATAGTTTCGGGCTAACTGTCACAAATAGCTGATGCATAACATTTGGTTTACTTTCTTCAAGATCAATCTGTTTGCTTTCTTCATATAATCCTTCAGAAGAAACATGAAAAAGCTGTTCTTTTTGGAACAACTTCATTGTCAAAATAGTTGTTTTTCCTGTACCGGATCGCCCAATTATAAACGAACTTTTCGAAAATAAAATAATGTCCATTTGTTCATCGGTGACTTGCATTGGTAGATCAATGTCTTTACCAGAAAGCAAATGGTTCACCACCCCAGACGATAACGAGTAAAACTTCATGAGCAACAAACTTTCACTCACTTTCGAGTGTTCAACGTAATTTCGACCGTCACAGGGATTCACGTTTTCTTCATCCTCATCTTCGTTGTCACTTCGAGAACGAAAGCGGGTAAGTTCTTGCGATGCAGGCCAACTTCGAGGCACTTCCAAATTACTGTTAATAAACAGATTAAATGATACACAACAATATGAGTACAATTAATTATACGATAAAACAAAACCTAAACGAACATTAATTTAGTAGTAGTAGTAAAATGGTGATGAGCATACCCCTCAAAATACTTTGCAGCACAACGATTAATATAGTCTTCTGTGTAAGCAGCGAATATATTCTCAAGTCGATTTGCCAATTTTGGGATGTCTTCAAAAGGTAAGATATCCCAAACTTTCAAAACTTGTACATATTTAGATTCCTTAATAATGTCAATTGTGCATATAACATAGAGCCCTTCAACCTTGAATTGTTTCAAAATATGCGAAGAATTTCGACAATTCAAGTCCACACTTTTGTTCTTTGGCCGCCAGCCACCGGAAAGTTTCAACAAAAGATTTAAAACCAACTTCTTCAAACGAACACATGTTAACTTTGTAAACGATCTTCTGAAGTCATCACTGAAGAGAACCTGACGGCATAAAGTGCAACGAACATGAAATAACAAAGTAACACGTCGTATAATGATGCATAGTGTAAAAAATGAAATCAACAATACCTTCCATTTTTCTCGTTTAAAGAGTACACTGTTCCCATTAACCAGATCATCCAGTTGCTCTAGCTCTTTCTTTGCAGCAATGATCCTCATCTTCAAACATTCATCAGCATCGGCGTCAAAAAAACAGAGTCGGTTTTTTGCGTTACAGACTATATCTTTCCAAACGGAATCACTATTAACAAGAGTTCTTTCATTACCCAGTATCCAGAGTGCATGTCTAAAACAaacataattaaaaaaaaataaaaaaataaaaatacaaaacaaATCAATCAATAAAGATCAAATAATATAAAAGTTACAAGATTGATTACCGAGCTCGTGTCAAAGCAACATTAGTCCTTTGAGGACTAAACATAAAGCCAACAGACCCATGGCTATTAGACCTTACAGTTGATAAGATGATAATATCCTCTTCACCACCTTGAAAACCATCGATGGATTTCACCTTTACCGAAAATCCATTACTTTTTTTGTACTTGTGACCAATTTTAT is from Rutidosis leptorrhynchoides isolate AG116_Rl617_1_P2 chromosome 10, CSIRO_AGI_Rlap_v1, whole genome shotgun sequence and encodes:
- the LOC139871901 gene encoding uncharacterized protein, with product MNFEDYVSLSDNRSSTLTKKNRETIYTIFQAYEKMKTERGEFDLGDLVNSIHHRLKNGIYEGDQMEYVYIDEVQDLSMRQLSLFKYICPNVDEGFVFAGDTAQTIARGIDFRFQDIRSLFYKEFLATRTNGKQAKGLVSEIFQLKQNFRTHAGVLDLAQSVIELLYRYFAHSIDILEPETSLISGEAPVLLESGNDENAIVTIFGGSGTGSGGEIVGFGAEQVILVRDDNAKTEICEYVGKNALVLTIVECKGLEFQDVLLYNFFGTSPLKDQWRVIYEYMKERDWLDEKLPQSFPNFSESRHSVLCSELKQLYVAITRTRQRLWICENKEELSKPVFDYWKMRGLVQVRKLDDSVAQAMRVASCAQEWRDRGKKLFYESNFVMATMCFERAGDAMWEKLAKASGLRASADQMRGTNPEAFVGYLREAAGMFESIARHEPAASCYCDLGEYEKAGKIYLYKCGKMEAAAECFILAGCYGEAAEAYAKGDKFSDCLSVCKNGKLFNKGLQYIEHWKELAKVQTKELELIEQEFLEACANDFHERKDHKSMMKFVRAFCSMKSKRRFLRSLGCLDDLLLLEEESGHFLYAAELARSWGDVLKEAELLEKAGRFKDASVLLLWHVFLTSLWGNGNRGWPLKQFDDKERFCEKIKLLAKMHSDDFFDSVCSELKVLSDHPSSLSEANKDLHACRANYTLRGEIFSIRKIIDSHFRLSSSKYEWEDELPPDNKEHCEDKISQNRVSVRTLVFYWNMWKQQVVDIFESLGRIHDEGSSEQGVAFCLSLFGVRKQCVETNIVYMLVNDNADWMKYAGQKAIHRDGKRTSIDIRDLVFAIRSFWQSELLSVGLKVLENLDTLRKSKSNGSAFHQSTSLLHIFEVSKFLLDCQYLNLANHDDRKLKSFLNISLTYFDLVFPLDWRKSVSADLVSLKETDLSVSLLDEIVLQSVKVKGDPTFWTIGRVMMCLGSKKSVALLEVIINKIPQRIPVWKLFLEKIKNDGLKYAYDAEGLKIALDATFRFSWRVSGYISPDSFVHLLDRLLLVQSLSLSFVFTTKSSYVGSISHIHSSRSPTLSAASKQTFSEQVVFFLVQTAQQILYNKEDTISWIQKSKIDSRYYHPLLALKLVMILSLICLQVTDCSNVILELLSGYNNMAYLLPKTFVLNLQRRRKGRYLKLNPDVVAEAFASVDDPLLIMSSVNSGPKIHAPRAIFVDLQKSKDEIMKQLFPRKATFHEESLPNSLPDANKNVKPAELQMNWNVIKQITEAMNGKKGVALSTSSPTAIIKKELDKNIGTLATALADKNFCDGKDTTVVREAHDDLKMVYSAFNTSRQKAEHVAMMKSVERLQSSASKIDDILNRYVTSQESTGERMVECQISGTTEVIATVKDEEDRGEEDSQVQTVNGNQNEGHKKGKKSNNKGNKSKKNKAKKKK